From one Streptococcus pneumoniae genomic stretch:
- a CDS encoding phosphotransferase has protein sequence MNIIESDILLYLESRNYTNQRKISLELGYSLGLVNRTIRKLKEELYIDSENKLSEKSNKIIMENSPKQAIILAAGFGFRMVPINQEKPKAFLNIRGELLIERIIRQLHEVQISDITIVVGFMKEEFEYLIDKFGVKLIVNPEYSQKNNLHSLKYVKHKLVNSYIIPSDVWFDKNPFRRRELNSWYMVTDKIEEDSNIRYNKKRELIETDSRVKGNQVIGVAYISQEDEKKVYKNIEKLIALSEYDDSFWEKSLFDNKKMIISARIFPFSQVIEINTYEQLRDIDENSQQLNVEPISIIEKCLGIDKTELSEIDVLKKGMTNRSFLFKSRNDKYIMRIPGEGTDSLINREHEAAVYQVIRDQKICDDIIYINPTNGYKITKFLPNVRSCSSDNWKDVESCIQFLKKFHQLELQVEHEFDLFGQIEFYESLWDEKQSAYKDYKLTKNNILSLKDYVEKHIEKKVLTHIDAVPDNFLFVQDDQEIRLIDWEYAGMQDPHLDIAMFCIYSLYERQEIDHVIDLYFSEKCPHSIRLKIYCYIAIAGLLWSNWCEYKRSLGIEFGEYSLRQYRYAKDYYRIVQEELQKELEYESD, from the coding sequence ATGAACATTATAGAAAGTGACATACTTTTATATCTAGAGAGTAGAAATTATACGAATCAAAGAAAAATATCATTAGAATTAGGATATTCTTTAGGATTAGTAAATCGTACTATTCGGAAATTAAAAGAAGAGTTATACATTGATAGCGAGAATAAATTATCGGAAAAATCCAATAAAATAATAATGGAGAATTCTCCCAAGCAAGCGATTATATTGGCTGCTGGTTTTGGTTTTAGAATGGTTCCAATCAATCAAGAAAAGCCAAAAGCATTTCTTAATATTAGAGGAGAATTACTAATTGAAAGAATCATTAGACAACTCCATGAAGTTCAGATATCAGATATAACTATAGTAGTTGGTTTTATGAAAGAAGAATTTGAATATTTGATTGATAAATTTGGAGTAAAATTAATTGTTAATCCGGAATACAGTCAAAAAAATAATCTTCATTCTTTAAAATATGTGAAACACAAATTAGTAAATAGTTATATTATACCTTCGGATGTATGGTTTGATAAAAATCCATTTCGACGTAGAGAATTAAACTCTTGGTATATGGTTACAGACAAGATAGAAGAAGACTCAAATATACGTTATAATAAGAAGCGAGAGCTAATCGAGACTGACTCGAGAGTTAAAGGTAATCAAGTGATTGGAGTTGCGTATATATCTCAAGAAGATGAGAAGAAGGTATATAAGAATATCGAAAAACTTATAGCTTTGTCTGAATATGATGATTCTTTTTGGGAGAAAAGTTTATTTGATAACAAAAAAATGATTATTTCAGCTCGTATATTTCCTTTTTCTCAAGTTATTGAAATCAATACCTATGAGCAGTTAAGAGATATTGATGAGAATTCTCAACAGTTGAATGTTGAACCAATCTCTATCATTGAGAAATGTTTAGGAATTGACAAGACTGAACTTTCTGAAATTGATGTGTTGAAAAAAGGAATGACGAATCGCTCATTTTTATTTAAAAGTAGGAATGATAAATATATAATGAGAATTCCAGGAGAGGGAACGGATTCTTTAATTAATCGAGAACATGAGGCTGCTGTTTATCAAGTGATTCGAGATCAAAAAATTTGTGATGATATTATTTATATAAATCCCACTAATGGATATAAGATTACAAAATTTTTACCAAATGTTCGAAGTTGTTCATCAGATAATTGGAAAGATGTAGAGAGTTGCATACAATTTTTAAAGAAGTTTCATCAGTTAGAGCTACAAGTTGAGCATGAATTTGATTTATTTGGACAAATTGAATTTTATGAAAGTCTATGGGATGAAAAACAATCAGCCTATAAAGATTATAAACTAACCAAAAATAATATTTTGTCATTAAAAGATTATGTTGAAAAACACATTGAGAAAAAAGTATTAACTCATATTGATGCAGTTCCGGATAATTTTCTATTTGTCCAAGATGATCAAGAAATACGTTTAATTGACTGGGAATACGCAGGGATGCAAGATCCTCATTTAGATATCGCTATGTTTTGTATATACTCTTTGTATGAACGACAAGAAATAGATCATGTGATTGATTTATATTTTTCAGAAAAATGTCCACACTCAATACGTTTAAAGATATACTGCTATATTGCAATTGCAGGGCTTCTATGGAGTAATTGGTGTGAATATAAAAGAAGTTTAGGTATTGAGTTTGGAGAATATTCATTGCGTCAGTATCGATATGCAAAAGATTACTATCGAATTGTCCAGGAAGAATTACAAAAGGAGTTGGAATATGAATCGGATTAA
- a CDS encoding BCCT family transporter produces MKKSQLDWFITIVPLAVAIIISTVFFIAPKISNDVLQKVRFFFGDTLGVYYLVIGLGVFITTLWVAISKYGTIVLGNQDDKPKYSFFTWGSMMFTAGLAADILYYSFSEWILYALDPHLSELGNVNEWVGVFPIFHWGLIPWGFYLILAVAFGFMLHVKNINRQKFSEACRPILGKHIDGMVGRGIDLLAVFAILAGTATTFSLATPLMSSLINHVFKTNFDSKVLTIVILILTCCVYTLVLLNSFKGVSFLAKICIYCFVTLLLYILFIGGEFQFIVENGFLSLGKMFQHFFELSTYTDPQRTTYFPQKWTMFYWSYWMVWCVAAPFFIGSISKGRTIRQTIFGGYLFGAGSTILSFIILGNYSFGKQLSGVYDFIGSYQHKGTLYPVIIEMIESLPLSNWILLLLLITMIMFYATSFDSIAYIASCYSYRTLNDYQEPHKLVQLVWCILLIILPIALVFSESSMENLQSLSIISAFPIGIVIVLIIVGFIKDMRIFYRTIKRDLI; encoded by the coding sequence ATGAAAAAGAGTCAGCTTGATTGGTTTATAACGATAGTACCACTTGCTGTCGCTATAATTATAAGTACTGTCTTTTTTATAGCGCCTAAAATATCAAACGATGTATTGCAGAAGGTACGTTTCTTTTTTGGAGATACTTTAGGAGTGTACTATCTTGTTATTGGTTTGGGAGTTTTCATCACAACTTTATGGGTAGCTATTTCTAAGTATGGAACTATAGTATTAGGAAATCAGGACGATAAGCCTAAATATTCCTTTTTTACATGGGGCTCGATGATGTTTACAGCAGGATTGGCTGCTGATATTTTATATTATTCTTTTTCGGAATGGATACTATATGCTCTAGATCCACATTTATCTGAATTAGGTAATGTAAATGAGTGGGTAGGAGTATTTCCTATTTTTCATTGGGGATTAATACCTTGGGGATTCTATCTAATACTGGCTGTAGCATTTGGATTTATGCTGCATGTTAAAAATATAAATAGACAGAAATTTTCAGAGGCTTGTCGTCCAATTTTAGGGAAACATATTGATGGTATGGTGGGAAGAGGGATAGATTTATTAGCAGTTTTTGCTATACTTGCAGGTACTGCAACCACTTTTTCATTGGCTACACCATTAATGTCCTCACTAATTAATCATGTATTTAAAACAAATTTTGACTCTAAGGTGTTAACGATTGTTATATTAATACTGACATGTTGCGTTTATACATTAGTTTTGTTGAATAGTTTTAAAGGAGTTTCATTTTTAGCAAAAATTTGTATTTATTGTTTTGTAACTCTATTACTTTATATTTTATTCATAGGTGGAGAATTTCAATTTATTGTGGAAAATGGCTTTCTTTCATTGGGAAAAATGTTCCAACATTTTTTTGAGTTATCTACTTATACGGACCCTCAAAGAACAACCTATTTTCCTCAAAAATGGACGATGTTTTATTGGTCTTATTGGATGGTATGGTGTGTAGCTGCTCCTTTTTTCATTGGTAGTATTTCCAAGGGACGGACTATTAGGCAAACTATCTTTGGAGGATATCTGTTTGGCGCAGGTTCCACAATCTTAAGTTTTATCATTCTTGGAAATTATTCGTTTGGGAAACAGTTATCAGGAGTTTATGATTTTATTGGTAGTTATCAGCATAAAGGTACTTTATATCCTGTAATTATTGAGATGATTGAGAGTCTACCATTATCTAATTGGATTTTATTACTGTTACTTATTACAATGATTATGTTTTATGCTACTTCGTTTGATTCGATAGCATATATAGCTTCTTGTTATAGTTATCGTACTTTGAATGATTATCAAGAGCCACATAAGTTAGTTCAGTTAGTATGGTGCATACTTTTGATTATACTACCAATTGCCTTAGTTTTCTCGGAGAGTTCGATGGAGAACTTACAATCCTTAAGCATTATATCTGCTTTTCCCATAGGGATAGTGATTGTATTGATTATTGTGGGTTTTATAAAAGATATGAGGATATTCTACAGAACTATAAAAAGAGATTTGATTTAG
- a CDS encoding sugar phosphate nucleotidyltransferase yields MNRIKRAIIMAAGEGTRLRPVTLQTPKPLVKVNGVRMIDTVIEALHKNGIKEIYIVVGYLAEQFEVLKQEYEGISLIYNKYYETCNNISSLFVAREHLEDVIILDGDQIIYNSNILHAEFDGSGYHVVWSEEETDEWLLTARDNIVVNCSRTGGQKGWQLYSVSRWTKHDGCRLKKHIETEFIEKKNRQIYWDDVAMFCYPKEYNLEIYPMKKNDVTEIDNFQELIALDSSYLSYEKLRGSK; encoded by the coding sequence ATGAATCGGATTAAGAGAGCAATTATTATGGCTGCGGGTGAAGGAACTAGGTTAAGGCCTGTTACACTCCAGACCCCTAAACCACTTGTTAAAGTTAATGGTGTTCGGATGATTGATACAGTTATTGAAGCTCTGCATAAAAATGGAATTAAAGAAATTTATATTGTTGTTGGGTATTTAGCAGAACAATTTGAAGTACTGAAGCAAGAATATGAAGGTATAAGCCTTATTTATAATAAATATTATGAAACTTGCAATAATATCTCATCTTTATTTGTAGCAAGAGAGCACTTAGAGGATGTCATCATTCTGGATGGAGATCAAATAATTTATAATTCTAATATTTTACATGCAGAATTTGATGGATCTGGCTATCATGTGGTATGGTCAGAGGAAGAAACAGATGAATGGCTATTAACTGCTAGAGATAATATTGTGGTTAATTGTAGTCGAACAGGAGGACAAAAGGGATGGCAACTCTATAGTGTATCTAGATGGACTAAGCATGATGGATGTAGATTAAAGAAACATATTGAAACGGAATTTATAGAGAAGAAAAATAGACAAATTTATTGGGATGATGTCGCAATGTTTTGCTATCCTAAAGAATATAATTTGGAAATCTATCCTATGAAAAAAAATGATGTCACAGAAATTGATAATTTTCAAGAATTGATAGCTTTAGATAGTAGTTATTTATCATATGAAAAACTAAGGGGAAGCAAATGA
- a CDS encoding LicD family protein, producing the protein MDRDFTVKEIQELEFEILKYLKEVCEKNNLRYYLAYGTLIGAVRHKDIIPWDDDIDVMLPREDYKKLVQILTENPHPYYKIISVDTNSKFQVPLPKLVDTRTILIQDYDIVETVPLGLYVDLFLIDGGGDNFEESLLHYNEAFNLYKKWKKSRLKLFPTGFSKVHGFLRWVKNIYFKVRGSCHYMKMLEEHNSKYSFYHSKYVATLETGTSDANKCIWKYEDFGEGVLLELRGEVFNVPNNYAKILESEYGNYMELPPEEKRQSHHSYHLKWNEHFAYSGEIE; encoded by the coding sequence ATGGATAGAGACTTTACAGTTAAAGAAATTCAAGAATTAGAATTTGAAATTTTAAAATATTTGAAAGAAGTCTGTGAGAAGAATAATCTACGTTATTACTTGGCTTATGGAACACTAATTGGTGCAGTTAGGCATAAAGATATTATACCTTGGGATGATGATATTGATGTTATGCTACCAAGAGAAGATTATAAAAAATTAGTTCAAATTTTAACAGAAAATCCTCATCCGTATTATAAGATAATATCAGTAGATACAAATAGTAAATTTCAAGTTCCGCTACCAAAACTTGTAGATACAAGAACAATTCTTATTCAAGATTATGATATTGTTGAAACAGTTCCTTTAGGATTATATGTTGACTTATTTTTGATAGATGGAGGGGGAGATAATTTTGAAGAGAGCCTTCTTCACTATAATGAAGCATTTAACTTATATAAAAAATGGAAAAAATCACGTTTAAAATTATTTCCAACAGGATTTTCTAAAGTCCATGGTTTTCTTAGATGGGTAAAAAATATTTATTTTAAAGTTCGAGGAAGTTGCCATTATATGAAAATGTTGGAAGAACATAATTCGAAGTATTCATTTTATCACAGTAAATATGTAGCTACCTTAGAGACTGGGACAAGCGATGCCAATAAATGTATTTGGAAGTATGAAGATTTTGGCGAAGGAGTATTACTGGAGTTAAGAGGAGAAGTTTTTAATGTCCCTAATAATTATGCTAAAATTCTAGAAAGTGAGTACGGTAACTATATGGAGTTACCGCCTGAAGAGAAAAGACAATCTCATCATTCTTATCATTTGAAATGGAATGAACATTTTGCATATAGTGGAGAAATAGAGTAA
- a CDS encoding AAA family ATPase: protein MHKEFEKWYKQEQKNSNDGVYNQAIVTRTMNALKWYEDFLSIDLFDCYEELEHLKEQLKQDLTVKDSYFNVIDQSIDALKKFLKEDLVNQLKCKLLKSKNIILHGAPGTGKTHLAKTVAAKLIRCSVEELEKSNNFVFIQFHPNYDYTDFIEGLRPFRDGKEIGFKLTDGIFKEFCKFAQNPLLSLFIQFLLDCKKERRKLEFGNNTPFTVHEIHNDDIKIIKVSDVKTKQLSVKISDIKILLSNMQEIAQTKDVTRVLNRNSPNGGGEDSNLFTLLQCFLDHCTDRIIDSEKLLKECYRLFRKEMVMKQQLTLPLEEKEFDIEFDRTTVDKPLKFSIYPNGLSELLKYKQNIQRKENSSTDDSDYYKKWFAILKYTIQQHIDIIASPNYFVFVIDEINRGDLSKIFGELFFSLDAGYRGEKGSVLLQYSSMYTGSERYFYIPDNVYIIGTMNDIDRSVQAFDFAMRRRFRFIEITAEARKNMLMETLSEQMADEAYKRMSLLNIKIDKIFNGDTSYHIGPSYFLKLQEIDSDDPFKDLWLDYLKPILEDYLIGVPNALDILKSSEHIIVEGKEND, encoded by the coding sequence ATGCATAAAGAATTTGAGAAATGGTATAAGCAAGAACAAAAGAATAGTAATGATGGTGTTTATAATCAAGCTATAGTTACTAGAACTATGAATGCTTTAAAGTGGTATGAAGACTTTCTAAGTATTGATCTATTTGACTGTTATGAGGAATTAGAGCACCTAAAAGAACAGTTGAAACAAGATCTGACAGTTAAGGATTCTTATTTTAATGTTATTGATCAAAGTATTGATGCATTAAAAAAATTTTTGAAAGAAGATTTAGTAAATCAATTAAAATGTAAATTATTAAAATCAAAAAATATTATTTTACATGGAGCTCCAGGAACAGGAAAAACACATTTAGCTAAAACAGTTGCTGCTAAGTTAATTCGATGTAGTGTGGAAGAGTTAGAAAAGTCTAATAATTTTGTATTTATTCAATTTCACCCTAATTATGATTACACTGATTTTATAGAGGGATTAAGACCGTTTCGAGATGGAAAAGAGATTGGATTTAAATTAACAGATGGTATATTTAAAGAATTTTGTAAATTTGCACAAAATCCTTTATTATCATTATTTATACAATTTTTATTGGATTGTAAAAAGGAACGGAGAAAACTTGAATTTGGAAATAACACTCCTTTCACAGTGCATGAGATTCACAATGATGATATAAAAATTATTAAAGTTTCAGATGTAAAGACAAAACAATTATCTGTAAAAATATCAGATATAAAAATCCTCTTAAGCAATATGCAGGAGATAGCACAGACAAAAGATGTCACACGTGTCTTGAATAGAAATAGTCCTAATGGAGGAGGAGAAGATTCAAATTTATTTACTTTATTGCAGTGTTTTTTGGATCATTGTACAGATAGGATTATAGATTCTGAAAAATTATTAAAAGAGTGTTATCGTTTATTTAGAAAAGAAATGGTAATGAAACAGCAATTGACTTTACCTTTAGAAGAAAAAGAATTTGATATAGAATTTGATAGAACTACTGTAGATAAACCGCTTAAATTTAGTATTTATCCAAATGGCTTATCTGAGTTATTGAAATATAAACAAAATATACAAAGAAAGGAAAATTCGTCAACGGATGATAGTGATTATTATAAAAAATGGTTTGCAATCTTAAAATACACAATTCAGCAACATATAGATATTATTGCATCCCCAAATTATTTTGTTTTTGTTATTGATGAGATTAATAGAGGAGATTTATCCAAGATATTTGGAGAATTGTTTTTTTCTTTAGATGCTGGATACAGAGGAGAAAAAGGTAGTGTCCTTTTACAATATTCTAGTATGTATACAGGATCTGAAAGATACTTTTATATTCCAGATAATGTCTATATTATTGGAACAATGAATGATATTGACCGTAGTGTTCAAGCTTTTGATTTTGCAATGCGTCGAAGATTTCGATTTATTGAAATAACAGCTGAGGCACGTAAAAATATGTTAATGGAAACCTTAAGTGAGCAAATGGCAGATGAAGCATATAAAAGAATGAGTCTTTTGAATATAAAAATTGATAAAATATTTAATGGAGATACTAGTTACCACATTGGACCGTCTTATTTTTTAAAATTACAGGAAATTGATAGTGATGATCCTTTTAAAGATTTGTGGCTAGATTACTTAAAACCAATATTAGAAGATTATTTGATTGGTGTACCGAATGCATTAGACATTCTTAAAAGTTCAGAACATATTATTGTAGAAGGAAAAGAGAATGACTAA
- a CDS encoding tyrosine-type recombinase/integrase, which produces MDNAVISTYLKYCKTHKRLSPHTIRAYKNDLTQFYNSNQKDVELYIEYLTKSNLKTSTLRRKIASLKVFYHYLKVQNLIENNPFDQMRFQFRTEKTLPKTIPQQVLKHIYFYLEQKMTNAKTEYQKQKALRNLLIISLLLSTGIRISELCHIRLNNINLSNHSLHIIGKGKKERIIYLGDHTTLLLLKKYISTYCNPSNTYLFLGKSSNNPLSEQSVRLALKNIQKQIHLTISITPHMFRHSFATMLLDSDVDIRCIQQILGHSSISVTQIYTHVSQAKQQEILSQHNPINIIIEDNKQHL; this is translated from the coding sequence ATGGATAACGCTGTTATTTCAACTTACTTAAAATATTGCAAAACTCACAAACGCCTAAGCCCGCATACCATTCGAGCATACAAAAATGATCTTACGCAGTTCTACAATTCTAACCAGAAAGATGTAGAACTATATATCGAATACCTGACTAAATCAAATCTTAAAACAAGTACTTTACGTCGAAAAATCGCAAGTTTAAAGGTATTTTATCATTATTTAAAAGTTCAAAATCTTATTGAGAATAATCCATTTGATCAGATGCGATTCCAATTTCGAACAGAAAAAACACTTCCAAAAACAATCCCACAGCAAGTATTGAAACATATATATTTCTATTTAGAACAGAAAATGACAAATGCAAAAACTGAATACCAAAAACAAAAAGCATTGAGAAATCTACTCATAATTTCCCTCCTACTTTCTACTGGTATTAGAATTTCAGAACTATGCCATATCAGACTAAATAATATCAATCTTTCGAATCACTCGCTCCATATTATCGGAAAGGGCAAAAAAGAACGGATAATCTATTTAGGCGATCATACAACACTCTTATTATTAAAAAAATATATTTCTACATATTGTAACCCATCTAACACATATCTATTTTTAGGTAAATCTTCTAATAATCCGTTATCTGAACAGAGTGTTCGCTTAGCATTGAAAAACATTCAAAAACAAATTCATCTAACCATCTCTATCACACCTCATATGTTTCGCCATAGTTTTGCAACTATGCTATTAGATAGTGATGTCGACATTCGATGTATCCAACAAATACTTGGTCACAGTTCTATTTCTGTAACACAGATATATACCCATGTTTCACAAGCTAAGCAACAAGAAATTCTATCCCAACATAATCCTATTAATATAATTATAGAAGATAATAAACAGCACCTATAA
- a CDS encoding glycosyltransferase family 2 protein — protein sequence MMDVCCMILNYNDSETVLKLLDTIQNFSVFSHILVVDNCSTDDSYERLQTVVSDKIILIKTDKNGGYGYGNNFGAKYIQKHFNCKYVLLSNPDVVFSNELVERFVGYMEDDERLAVVSAIQHDINDEPITDLAWKVPTSFEYAILNSSRLSKFFPTNYQLNFNRKEQYVDCVPGALLMFNLEIFLKVEGYDEEMFLFGEETTLGFKLKESNYKTMLVLDDFYRHEHSVSINKSIDKKSKQLEILYKSRLLFMRKYLRSGRYMIRLAQFFQNRTLRKLQSSNLEMIDG from the coding sequence ATGATGGATGTTTGTTGCATGATTTTGAATTACAATGATTCAGAGACAGTTTTGAAATTATTGGATACGATTCAAAATTTTTCAGTATTTTCTCATATTTTAGTGGTTGATAATTGTTCCACAGACGATTCATATGAACGACTACAGACAGTTGTGTCTGATAAGATTATACTCATTAAAACTGATAAAAATGGTGGTTATGGCTATGGAAATAATTTTGGAGCCAAATACATACAAAAGCATTTTAATTGTAAATATGTTTTATTATCAAATCCAGATGTTGTATTTTCTAATGAGTTAGTTGAACGATTCGTAGGTTATATGGAAGATGACGAGAGACTTGCGGTTGTTTCAGCTATTCAGCACGATATAAATGATGAGCCTATTACAGATTTAGCTTGGAAGGTACCTACTTCGTTTGAGTATGCTATTTTAAATTCTAGTCGCTTATCTAAATTTTTTCCTACTAATTACCAGCTGAATTTTAATAGAAAAGAACAGTATGTAGATTGTGTTCCCGGAGCCTTATTGATGTTTAATTTGGAAATATTTCTTAAGGTTGAAGGATACGATGAAGAAATGTTTTTATTTGGTGAGGAAACAACGTTAGGTTTTAAATTGAAAGAATCTAATTATAAAACAATGTTGGTGTTAGATGATTTTTATCGCCATGAGCATTCAGTGAGTATTAATAAATCAATTGACAAAAAAAGTAAGCAACTTGAAATTCTGTATAAAAGTCGCTTGCTGTTCATGAGAAAATATTTAAGATCTGGTCGCTATATGATAAGATTAGCTCAATTTTTTCAGAATCGGACACTTAGAAAATTACAATCAAGTAATTTGGAGATGATTGATGGATAG
- a CDS encoding type 11 methyltransferase has product MDKVNPDVVREFYNKHDQMWEINNWYKYSQNYIISFLQKQHYTGNILNAGSGGNTYGITSPMIHLDISEEKVKDIESAVIGNLESSNLFQTNNFDSIICVGSVINYCNSYKVIENFQKWLKEDGDLILEFENSSSFEYLFTDYYDKPMTTVSTNYIDSNHVIYIFSFDYIISLLKLNNFEIIEITGFHIWSSLVLRFFKSENFASKFTFLDKFLNKIHYFKKHSANVIIRCKTTSTKV; this is encoded by the coding sequence ATGGATAAAGTTAATCCTGATGTAGTCAGAGAGTTTTACAATAAACATGATCAAATGTGGGAAATAAATAATTGGTACAAATACAGTCAAAACTATATTATCTCATTTTTGCAAAAACAACATTATACTGGAAATATTTTAAATGCAGGTTCAGGTGGAAATACTTATGGTATCACATCGCCAATGATACACTTGGATATTTCTGAGGAAAAGGTTAAAGATATAGAAAGTGCAGTTATTGGAAACTTAGAATCCTCTAATCTTTTTCAGACAAATAATTTTGATTCTATTATTTGTGTTGGTAGTGTAATTAATTATTGCAATTCTTATAAAGTTATAGAAAATTTTCAAAAATGGCTTAAGGAAGACGGAGATTTAATTCTAGAATTTGAAAATAGTAGTTCTTTCGAATATCTTTTCACTGATTATTATGATAAACCTATGACAACTGTTTCAACAAATTACATTGACTCCAATCATGTTATATATATTTTCTCCTTCGATTATATTATTTCCCTTTTGAAACTAAATAATTTTGAAATTATCGAAATTACTGGTTTTCATATCTGGAGTTCGCTAGTTCTAAGATTTTTCAAATCTGAAAACTTTGCGAGTAAATTTACATTTCTAGATAAATTTTTAAATAAAATCCATTATTTTAAAAAGCATTCTGCTAACGTCATTATAAGATGTAAAACAACTAGCACTAAAGTTTAA
- a CDS encoding IS982 family transposase, whose product MSHLQYTAKSHHLQWNLKQLSKICHQLYRDYCPESFKHRHNVSLSKVSDQSLLVLLLLQAELGIKSQRHFYRLCYLFPCGHLLERSRFNRRARQLIWLVQVIRQAMNTQISPASIVIIDSFPLPLCQPIRNYRTRIFNDLADIGYNASKHLWFYGFKVHLLVTLSGYILNYVVTPASVHDIRAVDDLLENCRQPYILADLGYLSKELKDHLTQKGYHLWTPLRQNMAGAKQHNHWKLMAMRRTIETRFSELCGLFDIEHTLTRSLAGLQLRLEQIILAYNLRYFEIN is encoded by the coding sequence ATGAGCCACTTACAGTATACCGCTAAATCTCATCACTTACAATGGAATTTGAAGCAATTATCAAAAATTTGTCATCAACTGTATAGGGATTATTGTCCTGAATCTTTCAAACATCGTCATAATGTCAGTCTATCTAAGGTTTCAGATCAATCTCTATTAGTCTTACTTCTCTTGCAAGCTGAACTAGGGATTAAGTCACAACGTCATTTCTACCGTCTCTGTTACTTATTTCCTTGTGGTCATCTTCTTGAACGAAGCCGTTTTAATCGACGAGCAAGACAGTTGATTTGGTTAGTTCAAGTCATTAGACAAGCAATGAATACTCAAATCTCACCTGCTTCCATTGTTATTATAGATAGCTTTCCCTTGCCACTTTGCCAACCTATCCGTAACTATAGAACACGTATTTTTAACGACTTAGCAGATATTGGCTACAATGCTTCCAAACATCTGTGGTTCTATGGATTCAAAGTACACCTGCTGGTAACTTTATCAGGCTATATTCTGAATTATGTTGTGACACCTGCATCAGTCCATGATATTAGGGCAGTTGATGACTTACTAGAAAATTGCCGACAACCTTATATTTTGGCAGATTTAGGCTATCTTAGTAAGGAACTTAAAGATCATTTGACCCAAAAAGGCTATCATCTATGGACTCCCTTACGCCAAAATATGGCAGGAGCTAAACAACATAATCATTGGAAATTGATGGCTATGAGACGAACCATTGAGACTCGCTTCTCAGAGCTTTGCGGTCTTTTTGATATAGAACACACACTGACTAGAAGTTTAGCAGGTCTGCAGTTAAGGCTGGAGCAAATTATACTGGCTTACAATCTGAGATACTTCGAGATTAACTAG